CCGACTTTCAACTCTTCATTCGGCAGATTGCTTTTCGGAACTTCGAGGACCGCGTCTTCGCGGACTTTGCCGAACGCCTTTTCCGGCGGCAGGTCCACGGACTTTTTGTCGCCGGCCTTCAGACCGACGAGCGCTTCCTGAAGCGCGGGGATGAGCTCTTTGCTGCCCTGGACGTATTGCATGGGCTTTCCCTCGGGGGATTTGTCCACGACTTTTCCGTCGACGCTCAGCGTGTAATTGATCTTGACGCTTTTTCCAGCGGCGATGGGCTGGGCATCGGCAGCCGAGAGCGGCAGGCTTAGAAAGGTAAGAACAAGTGCGGTCATGACAGCGGTTTTCATGAAAACTCCTTCAAACGGCGGTTAGGGGTGCATTAAAATTCCCTCTAGTGTACGGCATGAGCCCCCGGCATATAAAGCAAAAATTACGCCCCAAATAAAGATTGGGCT
The DNA window shown above is from Verrucomicrobiia bacterium and carries:
- a CDS encoding FKBP-type peptidyl-prolyl cis-trans isomerase, yielding MKTAVMTALVLTFLSLPLSAADAQPIAAGKSVKINYTLSVDGKVVDKSPEGKPMQYVQGSKELIPALQEALVGLKAGDKKSVDLPPEKAFGKVREDAVLEVPKSNLPNEELKVG